DNA sequence from the Vicia villosa cultivar HV-30 ecotype Madison, WI linkage group LG3, Vvil1.0, whole genome shotgun sequence genome:
ggaacaacaacaacaacaacaactacggcaacaacaacgacaacaacaacgccaacaacaacgccaacaactacagcaacaacaactacaacaacaacaactacaacaacaacaactccagcagcaacaacaaaatcttttcagTACTCCATCCCGTTCCGCCCGCAACTACCGACAACCAAATATTTTCCAATCCCAGTCTCAACCATTACAAGAATATGAAGACCACCATCATTCCGcggaccaatatcagacccaATCACAACCATTTGGATTTGCATCGTTTGCAGGGTCAACAAGGTCTTTCGGCCAAAACCTTTCGCCCGGATCGTCAAGCCTTCATCaaagtcccgacgatggtcctcatggtgaatcctTTCACCGTGGCACCCCCTCCGGCTATGCAACACCGTCAAACCAATTCGGCTTTAATCAgggtagttctagtgctgctggATGCTACGAACCTGAAGTCTTTTCCCAACCCACTCCACCACCACGACTTAACACGTTTGAGGggatgggtaaccgactttacaatAGCCGTTTTCCGGAAAATTATGGGGGCAtggacgaattcatagacagcgacccACGAGACATCCCACTTCCAGGCCCAGTGACACAAACCCAgcaagaagcacaaaggggcaggggTAGGGGTAGAGCTAGGGAAAGGGGTGGTGCCAATATTCGCGGCGGGatcaacgatcgcggtaaacgtGTGATAACAAGACCAGGGTGCAGAACagatggctatcttggtgatggacgtcattgatcattttgttgtattttctttaatcaattgtgtCGATGTATCGTTTCTCTAATTATTTGTAATCGATGTTTCGTTTCTTTAATATATTGAAACCGATGTTACATTTTCGATTAACAAATGTCAACTTACGTTTTGTGCACTACATTTTTaagactaaaaaaatattttgaaaatataacttaactaataaaaaaaattggaattttaaaaatatatgtattaacataaattaactaaaaaaaaataaaaaagaaaaaaaaaaggaaagaccctaatgcgccaaatggtttagCTATTAGGGCAAAAATGATagcctaatgcgccattccatttggcgcaaacacaCCCTAATTTAGTGtgtgccaaatggtttggcgtatTCACCTATTTCCAACACTAttacgccatttcatttggcgcattcacttccagtcggtcccaaacctagacagtttggtaaataccccgaaaacttggttttttctgtaatttttttattaaacctggttattttaattttttttcaaacttggGGGAAAAGTAATTtacttctaattttaaaaaaaaaatgtgccactttaattataaataaaaactaaattgcTTGTGCGGAGAATAGAAACTTATCCCGAAGGAAATTTTCAGCTCGATTTTTATAACAATCTAGAGAATATGTgatatatttttgaattaaaaattataataaaataaatgtgccTTATAGAATACTACTCCTTTTaccagggcaagcaggcccataGCCCAGGGCCTCACAAATATGAGGGcctcaattttaaaaattatttagaaattattatactgaaaaaatatattatatatttcttAGCGAAATTTACCAACGATTTAATGTATGTAGCCCAGCGgttcaatattattatttatgcTTTGCCCTTAAAAGATTCTCATTCTTAATTTAGTTAATCATATTGCGATTTTAAAATTTCTATTGATTTGTAGACGACTTCTTATCGCGttgaaatttttgttgttgttagaaGCAACCAAGACTTTATATTTTTGATCATGTCTCCGAGATTCTTCTTTATTTTGAAGACgaataaaaagtcaattttttgttAGAGGTCCATTTTTTTGTTTGCCCTGGACCTCTAAATAGTCGGGACCGGCCCTGCCCTTTACTATGTTGGTTGAAAAATCGAGAGATAAATTTTAAATAACTCCCACAAACCATttagacaccattcagccatagtCTCAATTGTCCTATCTGCACATGCACAATCAATGTCATCAACCAGATAAGAATATGTTCATTTCATCTgtgttattttttctttcttttctttcattttactATTTATGTCATATATTgtgttatttttaatatatttaatgctATTATTTCTACTAAACaaagtaatataaaaaattaagtaaaaatccATTTAAAGAAAGCAAATAAACGCAATGGACGTGACCATGTAGGTGGTCTAAGTTACTACATGAGTGTGAGAACCGTGTTAGCCATTTAAGCAAAATCACTCAACAGTTTCCATCTTACTATTCATTTTTCCTAAATATAAAGATTCTGATCACCAAGACATGACTATCACATTCTTCAAAAACTACCTCTTTATAAGGAGCAATTCAACtgtctcaaaattcaactacaaAACAACATGGTTGTTAAAGTGTATGGAGCACCCTATGGTAATCCGAAAAGGGTGTTGGCCTGTCTGTTTGAAAAAGAAGTTGAGTTTGAAACAGTTGATATTGATCTCTTCAAGGGAGAACACAAACAACCCGATTTCCTCAAACTGCACCCATTTGGAGAGGTTCCTCTTATTCAAGATGGTGATTTTATACTCTATGGTTAGTTACTTCAACCCTTTACTATTttctgttttttgttttgttttgtgtaaCATTAATGTAGTACTAGACTAATATATTTGAAACAAAAATTTCAGAATCTCGAGCAATAATCAGATACTATGCAGAAAAGTACAAGAATCAAGGGACTGATTTGTTAGGAAAGACAATAGAAGAAAAAGGACTTGTGGAACAATGGCTTGAAGTGGAAGCTCATAACTTTCATCCAGCAATCTTCAAGTTGGTCATCAATGTCGTGATTGCTCCATTACTCGGTAATCCTTCTGACCAAAAAGTGATTGAAGAGAGtgaagaaaaactcaaaaaagtGTTGGATGTTTATGAAGAAAGGCTGTCAAAGACAAAGTACTTGGCTGGTGATTTCTTTAGTCTTGCTGATCTTAGTCATCTTGCATTTGGTCACTATTTGGTGAATCAAACTGGGAGAGGAAATTTGGTTAGAGAGAGGAAACATGTGAGTGCTTGGTGGGATGATATTAGTAGCAGGCCATCTTGGAAGAAGGTTCTGGAACTATATAACTACCCTATGTAATGGTTTGGTTTGTCAAGAACATTGCAAAGACAGCAAATAAGAGATTCTTCAATGATTTATGTTACTTGCTTTGAGAATAAAATAGAGTGCAATGCAGTGAAGTTCTATTTAGTTTTGAGTTTGGTTTTGTTCTCCTCAATGTGTTGTTGGAAGCTCCAAATCTATTTATGTTTGCAAATCTGATATCAGTAATAAAATTTGATGTTTGGTCATTTTCAATATTTGAACAAATTTATACAAATGGTATATGACATGTTATTAAGTTATTTCATATGATAGTGTATAGttatattaaaagagaaaataGAGATTGAGACATCAGTGTTGGGGCATTCCCAGAGAGAAAATGAATTAAATCTTAGACTACAATACATCGAAAGAGTTCATATACAAAAATGTCATTAAGCCAATTTTTTAGAACCTAACGAACAAAATTTGAGATGAGTTCACAGTCTTTAGTTCTATCTAGTTACGATTTATATATTTGGTTTCTACAAGCACAATTCAAATAGAAGTGGCTCCACATTTGTCCAAATTAACAACATATGcatgataaaaaaatcatttggAGAATCATGGACATGCAATGTGGCTAAGTTTTTGACTCATTGGACACCTACTTAGGAGCATTATCGGCTAATCTAGGTATCACAACTTCTTCTCAAACTGAACTCACAAGTATCATTATAGCTATAGAGAATGCTTCTAGAGGATGGAATCAACTTTAGCTTCAAAGTGACTATCTACTTGTCATATGGGCATTCCCTAATACTATCATAGTCCCTTGCAAGCTTCTATCCAAATAAAATAGttatatatttgattaaaaaattaataaactaaattaaagtTGCAATACAATTAAAATAGGTAAACTTTATTACATAATTAAGAATATAGGTGACTGTTGGTTCAATATTGAGGTGCCCCTTGTTGATTATCTTCATTATTTCTCAGCGTTATTTGATGGCTGAGAAGAAGTCGTTGCTTCAGAATTGGAAAGAAAGCCTTCAATGCAAGTTTCTCTAATTTATTCATATTCATAGCTCTGAATTGCTTCAATATTGTATCAAATATTCCCTTTCCAAGTCTCAACCCAAAATGGGGAAACACCACCAAGTAAGAGATATAATATTACTCCTACACTCCGTATATCTATTTCCTTTCCGCATTTGCATCGAAGAACTTCTTCAATAAAAAACAGACAAACTTAAGGCAACTTTCAGCTTTACTAGACAACAAGAATTTCTCTGGCTTGAGATTCCTATGCATAACCCCCCATAAAATGACAAATATGAACAACATtaacaatctatctacatataaTAGCAGTAGCTTTTTCGCTATAATGTCCTTTAGCAATAATGTAAAATATGAAAACTTCAGCAATGAATTTtaaagataactttgatttcttttaTACATTTgattgtgtcaaagacactacatatatagttTCCATAATGGATGTTCACTTAAAAACCCAAATACACAAAAGCCCAATAACATACTAATAATATAAGTTCTAATATCACCTCTATcaataacaatactactaatataAGTCATATAACACCCTTCTATCAATGTTGGTGTTTTGCATATCATATGTTGGTATTGTGTGTGAAAGAGCTGTTGATGTGTATTTGTGTTGTTGAGTTGTGTAGGGATATATTTAACTATCGTAAACAAATCAATGATATTGTTGAACTCCAAATAACCGCATTCCTTGGATTGCTATCATGTAGACCAAGATAGGGCCACTAGTACATAAGTTGTTAGTTtactaaaataaaaatctaaataaataatatatggtATTTTAGTTTAGAAGATATACATCATTTTGCTCTAATTGACCAATAAACGATCAATATGCTACATCATAATGTGTATAAGCATTTTTCAAATGTTAACTAGCAAACTCCCTATCAAGCCAATTATGAAACTTCAAATGTTGTCACATTGCAGTGAAGATTGCTTAAAATGTTTTTCTGGATTCAATAATATTACTTCTGTGCAGAATGCTTATTAAATGTTTCTGGACTCTACATTATTACTTCATGTTTGGTGGAGCATTATGTCATTCTCCATGCCAAAATAGCAGCGACAAACtttatat
Encoded proteins:
- the LOC131656784 gene encoding glutathione S-transferase F9-like, yielding MVVKVYGAPYGNPKRVLACLFEKEVEFETVDIDLFKGEHKQPDFLKLHPFGEVPLIQDGDFILYESRAIIRYYAEKYKNQGTDLLGKTIEEKGLVEQWLEVEAHNFHPAIFKLVINVVIAPLLGNPSDQKVIEESEEKLKKVLDVYEERLSKTKYLAGDFFSLADLSHLAFGHYLVNQTGRGNLVRERKHVSAWWDDISSRPSWKKVLELYNYPM